The Breoghania sp. L-A4 sequence CGCGGTGCCGGTCGTCGGCGCCGTGACCTCCCGCAGTGTCCGCCAATCATCGTCGCCGCTCATGGTAACAGCGATCAGACGGCTGCTGCCCGCCGAAACCTGTCCCTGCGCATGGCAACTGCAGTCGGGATCGAATTCATCCCGGTAGCGGAAGGCGCTCTCGAGTTCCACATAGGGCTGACCGTCGAGTGCGACCATCTGTTTGCTGTCCTGTCCGGGATTGTGATGGATGAACAGCCGCGCATCGGTGCCGGGGCACATGCTGTTGCACATGGCGCTGTCGCGCGAAAAGCTGGCTTCGGTGGTCGAGAAGCTGATCGGAAAATAGTAGCCGTCACAGGTTCTCACGCAGAGCGTGCGATAGGTGCCGGCAAAGCTGCCGCCCCAGTCGTTTTCATAGCGGTAGTCGCGGTCGCGGCGCGGGGATCCGCCGAACAGCAGGCCGAACAGGCCTTCCGAGCGGCGATCGGGCCGCGCATCGACAATACCGTTGCCGTCGGGCGCGACGCGCCTGAAAAGCCGTCCGCCGTTGCTCGGCACATAGCGGACGCGGCCGTTGCTGCTCTCCGCGTCGTTCCACTCCCGCGAACGGGCCTGATATTGCGGCGCGCCGCAGCGGTTCTGGCGCAGCTGGCTGCGAATGACGGCAATGCGCCGTTCCGTGCCGGAACCCGAATTCGCCTTGCGTGCCACCCGGTCGCGGTCGCGCTCCATCTTGGCGAGCTTGGCGCGCATGTCGCGAAGCTGCCTGTCGCGGGCCTTGCACTGGACAGGATCGGCGTTGCGGAACAGGAAGGCGCCGCCGTCGCAGCCCGCGCGCCGCCGGTGTTGCTCGGAGCGTTGAACAGCCGTGGTTTGCGCGGCGATGGCCTGATCCCACTTGTCGAGCTGTGAGGAGGGTCCGCCGGCAAGGCTGGACAGCCGCGCAAGCTCGTTTTCAAGTCCGGCGCAGACATCGCCCTGCGCATGGGCGCGCGGGATGCCCATCGTGAGGGCGCACAGCGTCATGGCAATCAGCGGCCGGATCATCATCAAACTCTCGTCACGCAACGCAAAAAAACGAACCAGGGCTCATGAGGCGCACCTGCTACCGCGAATCCCCATTGCCGCAGATCAATGTGTCAAAGCCACGGCGCGGGCTGCAATACCATGGCTGGCATCGCCATGGTAGCACGACGGGCGGAAACCATGCACCGGTGCGAGCACGGCGCGCCTGTCACACGGCGTCCGGCTGGCGTGACGGATGGGCCTTGGCGAAGGCGGGAATATCGGCGCAGGCGGCGTCCGCGGCGACAATGCGCGGATAGGCGTCGAGCGGCACGTTGAACCGCCGCGCGTTGAACACCTGCGGCACCAGATAGACGTCGGCGAGCGTCGGCAAGTCGCCGAAGGCAAAGGGTCCGGATGTCTCAGCCCGGCGCAGCAGCGTTTCGATGGCGGAAAAACCTTTGTAAACCCAATGCGCGTACCAGGCATTCACCGCGTCCTGGGTGCAGCCCAACGGGCCTTTCAGGTAGCCCATGACACCCAAATTGTTCAGCGGATGAATGTCACAGGCGATGATCGCCGCGACGGCGCGAATGCGCGCGCGCGCCATTGTACCGGCGGGCAGCAGCGGCGGGGTCGGGTGCGTCTCCTCGAGCCACTCGAGGATTGCGGGCGACTGGATCAGCACGTCACCGTCGGCGGTTTCCAGGCTCGGCACCCGCGCCTGCGGATTGATGGCCCGGTAGGCGTCGCTGAGATGCTCGCCGCCGTCGCGGATGAGGTTGACCGCATGTTGCGTATAGTCGATCCCCTTGAGGTTGAGGGCGATGCGCACCCTGTAGGCGGCGGAAGAGCGAAAATAGTCGTGGAGCACGGGTCGAGGCATCAGCTCTTGCCCTCCGGTTCAGATCCGCCGG is a genomic window containing:
- a CDS encoding DUF2865 domain-containing protein, producing MMIRPLIAMTLCALTMGIPRAHAQGDVCAGLENELARLSSLAGGPSSQLDKWDQAIAAQTTAVQRSEQHRRRAGCDGGAFLFRNADPVQCKARDRQLRDMRAKLAKMERDRDRVARKANSGSGTERRIAVIRSQLRQNRCGAPQYQARSREWNDAESSNGRVRYVPSNGGRLFRRVAPDGNGIVDARPDRRSEGLFGLLFGGSPRRDRDYRYENDWGGSFAGTYRTLCVRTCDGYYFPISFSTTEASFSRDSAMCNSMCPGTDARLFIHHNPGQDSKQMVALDGQPYVELESAFRYRDEFDPDCSCHAQGQVSAGSSRLIAVTMSGDDDWRTLREVTAPTTGTARLAPLEIPQPLRKLPFDADPDTLANQRGGFSPQALLRTMNAAVTKEITKTASAANSGASDEKAPKGADDVRIVGPSYFVAQ
- the maiA gene encoding maleylacetoacetate isomerase — protein: MPRPVLHDYFRSSAAYRVRIALNLKGIDYTQHAVNLIRDGGEHLSDAYRAINPQARVPSLETADGDVLIQSPAILEWLEETHPTPPLLPAGTMARARIRAVAAIIACDIHPLNNLGVMGYLKGPLGCTQDAVNAWYAHWVYKGFSAIETLLRRAETSGPFAFGDLPTLADVYLVPQVFNARRFNVPLDAYPRIVAADAACADIPAFAKAHPSRQPDAV